From one Maritimibacter sp. DP1N21-5 genomic stretch:
- a CDS encoding helix-turn-helix transcriptional regulator translates to MILRHMENKSEELDAVFHALGDPTRRAVVQRLVKGDATVSDLAAPFDMGLPAFMKHLGVLQDAGLVASEKNGRTRTCRIQSETLASAERWFEEQRAFWSGRYEGLDELLASLGEDDDET, encoded by the coding sequence ATGATACTTCGCCATATGGAAAACAAATCCGAAGAACTCGACGCCGTCTTCCACGCTCTCGGCGATCCCACGCGCCGGGCGGTCGTGCAGCGGCTCGTGAAGGGCGACGCCACGGTCAGCGACCTGGCGGCACCCTTCGACATGGGGCTCCCCGCCTTCATGAAGCACCTGGGCGTGCTGCAGGACGCGGGCCTTGTCGCCTCGGAGAAAAATGGCCGGACCCGGACCTGCCGGATCCAGTCGGAAACTCTCGCCTCCGCCGAGCGTTGGTTCGAGGAGCAGCGGGCCTTCTGGTCGGGGCGATACGAAGGCCTCGACGAACTTCTGGCATCACTTGGAGAAGATGACGATGAAACCTGA
- the rplD gene encoding 50S ribosomal protein L4, with product MKLDVIKLDGGKAGSIDLGDEIFGLEPRADILHRVVRWQRNKAQAGTHATLGRSDVSYSTKKIYRQKGTGGARHGSRKAPIFRKGGVYKGPTPRSHEHDLPKKFRKLGLKHALSAKVKEGSLVIIDTAEADGKTAALAKQVKNLGWKRALIIDGATVNEGFAKAARNIEGLDVLPSMGANVYDILKRDTLVLTKAAVEALEARLK from the coding sequence ATGAAACTCGACGTGATCAAACTCGACGGCGGCAAAGCCGGCTCGATCGATCTCGGCGACGAGATCTTCGGTCTGGAACCGCGCGCCGATATCCTGCACCGCGTTGTCCGTTGGCAGCGCAACAAGGCGCAGGCCGGCACCCATGCGACGCTTGGCCGTTCGGACGTGTCCTACTCGACCAAGAAGATCTATCGCCAGAAGGGCACCGGCGGCGCACGCCACGGCTCCCGCAAGGCGCCGATCTTCCGCAAGGGTGGCGTCTACAAAGGCCCGACCCCGCGGTCGCACGAGCATGACCTGCCGAAGAAATTCCGCAAGCTCGGTCTCAAGCACGCTCTCTCCGCCAAGGTGAAAGAGGGCTCGCTGGTGATCATCGACACCGCGGAAGCCGATGGCAAAACCGCCGCGCTGGCAAAACAGGTCAAGAACCTGGGCTGGAAGCGCGCGCTGATCATCGACGGTGCCACCGTGAACGAAGGGTTCGCCAAGGCCGCGCGCAACATCGAAGGTCTCGATGTTCTGCCGTCGATGGGTGCGAACGTTTATGACATCCTCAAGCGTGACACTCTCGTGCTCACCAAGGCGGCTGTCGAAGCTCTGGAGGCTCGTCTGAAATGA
- a CDS encoding SRPBCC domain-containing protein, which produces MKPDLRFQFSGDMTTGVLTVRRDFAARRDVVWDCHTKSELLDKWFAPKPLSTMTKSMEFREGGHWHYAMIDEDGTHYWGRTDYKTITPTTGYTTTDAFTDETGAPNEEMPISQWSTRFSDEGAGTRVENVIDYGSPEALQTVIDMGMEEGIASTFEKLDETLAALTK; this is translated from the coding sequence ATGAAACCTGATCTGCGCTTTCAATTCTCTGGCGACATGACGACCGGGGTCCTCACGGTGCGCCGCGACTTCGCCGCCAGACGCGACGTCGTCTGGGATTGCCACACCAAGTCCGAGCTGCTCGACAAATGGTTTGCGCCGAAGCCGTTGTCCACCATGACCAAGAGCATGGAATTTCGCGAGGGCGGACATTGGCACTATGCGATGATCGACGAGGACGGCACCCACTACTGGGGCCGCACCGATTACAAGACGATTACGCCAACGACGGGATACACGACCACGGACGCCTTCACGGACGAAACCGGCGCCCCGAACGAAGAGATGCCGATTTCGCAGTGGTCCACCCGGTTTTCGGACGAGGGTGCAGGCACGCGGGTCGAAAACGTGATCGACTACGGTTCGCCCGAGGCGCTCCAGACTGTGATCGACATGGGTATGGAAGAAGGCATCGCCAGCACCTTTGAGAAACTCGATGAAACGCTTGCCGCGTTGACCAAGTAG
- the rplC gene encoding 50S ribosomal protein L3, whose product MMRSGVIAKKVGMTRLFMEDGKQIPVTVLQLDGLQVVAQRTAEKDGYTAVQLGAGSAKAKRTSQAMRGVFSAANVAPKRKLAEFRVDPENLIEVGEEITANHYFEGQFVDVSGTSIGKGFAGAMKRHNFGGLRASHGVSISHRSHGSTGQCQDPGKVFKGKKMAGHMGAVRVTTQNLQVVRTDADRGLIMVKGAVPGNKGGWVTIKDAVKKPVPENVILPAALASAAKEAQRLAEEAAAAAAAEAEAEAKRLAEEAAAAEEAALKEAEADIAADKADDAGSDAEKKEGDE is encoded by the coding sequence ATGATGCGCTCTGGCGTAATCGCGAAAAAGGTCGGCATGACCCGTCTCTTCATGGAAGACGGCAAGCAGATCCCCGTCACCGTTCTTCAGCTCGACGGCCTTCAGGTCGTTGCGCAGCGCACCGCGGAAAAGGACGGCTACACCGCCGTTCAACTCGGCGCCGGCTCGGCGAAAGCCAAGCGGACGTCGCAGGCGATGCGTGGCGTGTTCTCGGCGGCCAACGTGGCCCCGAAACGCAAGCTGGCCGAGTTCCGCGTGGACCCCGAGAACCTCATCGAAGTTGGCGAGGAAATCACCGCGAACCACTACTTCGAAGGTCAGTTCGTCGACGTGTCCGGCACCTCGATCGGTAAAGGTTTTGCCGGTGCGATGAAGCGGCACAACTTCGGCGGCCTGCGTGCCTCGCACGGCGTCTCGATCTCTCACCGTTCGCATGGTTCGACCGGTCAGTGTCAGGACCCGGGCAAGGTCTTCAAAGGCAAGAAGATGGCCGGTCACATGGGCGCTGTCCGCGTGACCACGCAGAACCTTCAAGTCGTTCGGACCGACGCTGACCGTGGCCTGATCATGGTCAAGGGCGCCGTCCCGGGCAACAAGGGTGGCTGGGTCACCATCAAGGACGCCGTCAAGAAGCCGGTTCCCGAGAACGTGATTCTCCCCGCCGCCCTGGCGTCTGCCGCCAAGGAAGCCCAGCGTCTGGCTGAAGAAGCTGCCGCCGCTGCCGCCGCCGAGGCCGAAGCCGAAGCCAAGCGTCTGGCCGAAGAAGCCGCCGCCGCGGAAGAGGCTGCGCTGAAGGAAGCGGAAGCCGACATTGCTGCCGACAAAGCTGATGATGCTGGTTCGGACGCTGAGAAGAAGGAAGGCGACGAATGA
- the rpsL gene encoding 30S ribosomal protein S12: MPTIQQLIRKPRQPKVKRSKSQHLESCPQKRGVCTRVYTTTPKKPNSAMRKVAKVRLTNGYEVISYIPGESHNLQEHSVVLIRGGRVKDLPGVRYHILRGVLDTQGVKDRKQRRSKYGAKRPK; the protein is encoded by the coding sequence ATGCCCACGATCCAACAGCTGATCCGCAAGCCGCGTCAGCCCAAAGTCAAACGCTCCAAGTCTCAGCACCTGGAATCCTGCCCGCAGAAGCGTGGCGTCTGCACGCGCGTCTACACCACGACGCCGAAGAAGCCGAACTCCGCTATGCGTAAAGTCGCCAAGGTCCGTCTGACCAACGGCTACGAAGTCATCAGCTACATCCCGGGTGAGAGCCATAACCTTCAGGAACACTCCGTGGTTCTGATCCGTGGCGGCCGGGTGAAGGACCTTCCGGGTGTCCGCTACCACATCCTGCGCGGTGTGCTCGATACCCAGGGCGTCAAAGACCGTAAGCAGCGTCGTTCGAAGTACGGCGCGAAGCGTCCGAAATAA
- a CDS encoding glycosyltransferase family 2 protein, whose translation MRVLPGSTVLGAQRNEGPFLLEWIAWYLALGFEHVLIMHNDCTDHSPQLLRLLERLGVITQQKVVTDPALPPQPQAHRKAARHHLIREADWAFTCDMDEFLVVHVGDGTVAALAEEVERVGACAMALHWRIFGTMGQEAWEDQLVHRRYTMAAPREVNQNTGLKTFTRWPGQWEFLRAHGPKNWGGPRAGDPPGTWGTPPYRIALGDGSALDDYAPEGTALNHTDIARVRHDMAQVNHYALQSVEKFSLKRGVPGAGLNETRYTDGFFRNFDWNEVEDRSALRFSDRFDAVYRRITDIPGVLRLHHLCCADFLTTVAEKAGHNPAEDPRIAHHRNTARQLPAPLRPAQAG comes from the coding sequence ATGCGGGTCCTGCCCGGCAGCACGGTTCTGGGGGCCCAGCGGAACGAGGGGCCTTTCCTCCTCGAATGGATCGCCTGGTATCTGGCGCTCGGGTTCGAGCATGTGCTGATCATGCACAACGACTGCACCGACCATTCGCCGCAGCTCCTGAGGCTCTTGGAACGTCTCGGAGTGATCACCCAGCAGAAGGTGGTGACGGACCCCGCCCTGCCCCCGCAACCGCAGGCCCATCGCAAGGCGGCAAGGCACCATCTGATCCGCGAGGCCGACTGGGCTTTTACCTGCGATATGGACGAGTTCCTCGTGGTCCACGTAGGCGACGGCACCGTTGCAGCACTGGCGGAGGAGGTCGAGCGGGTCGGCGCCTGCGCCATGGCGCTTCACTGGCGGATCTTTGGCACCATGGGACAGGAGGCCTGGGAGGACCAGCTTGTCCACCGGCGCTATACCATGGCCGCCCCGCGGGAGGTGAACCAGAACACCGGGCTCAAGACATTTACCCGCTGGCCGGGACAATGGGAGTTCCTGCGCGCCCATGGGCCGAAGAACTGGGGCGGGCCACGGGCGGGCGACCCGCCGGGGACATGGGGCACACCGCCCTACCGGATCGCTCTTGGCGATGGATCGGCTCTGGACGACTACGCGCCCGAGGGCACCGCGCTCAACCACACCGACATCGCGCGGGTGCGGCACGACATGGCCCAAGTGAACCACTACGCGCTCCAGTCGGTCGAGAAGTTTTCGCTCAAGCGAGGCGTGCCCGGTGCCGGACTGAACGAGACTCGCTATACGGACGGGTTCTTTCGGAATTTCGACTGGAACGAGGTCGAGGACCGCTCGGCGCTCCGCTTTTCTGATCGCTTCGACGCGGTCTATCGCAGGATCACGGACATTCCCGGGGTGCTACGGCTTCATCACCTGTGCTGTGCGGACTTCCTCACTACGGTAGCCGAGAAGGCCGGCCATAATCCCGCCGAGGATCCCCGCATCGCTCACCACCGGAACACCGCCAGGCAGCTCCCCGCGCCGTTGCGGCCCGCGCAGGCCGGTTGA
- a CDS encoding SRPBCC family protein, whose translation MAFEKISINATLDAPIDRAWEVYTDPDHITRWNFASDDWCCPSAENDLRVGGKLKSRMEAKDGSFGFDFEGTYTDLEPGKSMTYVMEDGRAVTTSFTDLGAGKTEVNTVFDAESENSTEMQRDGWQAILDNYKRRVEGS comes from the coding sequence ATGGCATTCGAGAAAATAAGCATCAACGCCACGCTTGACGCACCCATCGACCGGGCGTGGGAGGTCTATACCGACCCCGACCACATCACGCGTTGGAACTTCGCCTCCGACGACTGGTGCTGCCCCTCCGCCGAGAACGATCTACGCGTCGGCGGCAAGCTCAAGTCCCGAATGGAGGCGAAGGACGGCAGCTTCGGTTTCGACTTCGAAGGCACCTACACCGACCTCGAGCCGGGGAAATCCATGACCTATGTGATGGAGGACGGCCGCGCGGTGACCACGAGCTTCACCGATCTGGGCGCAGGAAAGACCGAAGTGAACACCGTCTTCGACGCGGAGTCGGAGAATTCGACCGAGATGCAGCGCGACGGCTGGCAGGCGATCCTCGACAACTACAAGCGGCGCGTGGAAGGCAGCTAG
- the rpsG gene encoding 30S ribosomal protein S7: MSRRHAAEKREILPDAKYGDKVLTKFMNNLMIDGKKSVAEKIVYNALDRVENKVKRAPVEIFHEALDNIKPSVEVRSRRVGGATYQVPVEVRPERREALAIRWLINASRARNENTMEERLAGELLDAVNGRGTAVKKREDTHKMADANRAFSHYRW; encoded by the coding sequence ATGTCCCGTCGTCACGCCGCTGAGAAGCGCGAAATTCTTCCTGACGCCAAGTATGGCGACAAGGTTCTGACCAAGTTCATGAACAACCTCATGATCGATGGCAAAAAGTCGGTCGCCGAGAAGATCGTCTACAATGCCCTCGACCGCGTCGAGAACAAGGTCAAGCGCGCGCCCGTGGAAATCTTCCACGAAGCGCTCGACAACATCAAACCCTCCGTCGAAGTGCGCTCGCGCCGCGTCGGTGGTGCGACCTATCAGGTTCCGGTCGAAGTGCGCCCCGAGCGCCGTGAGGCCCTTGCGATCCGCTGGCTCATCAACGCCTCGCGCGCCCGCAACGAGAACACGATGGAAGAGCGTCTCGCCGGCGAACTGCTCGATGCAGTGAACGGCCGCGGCACCGCCGTGAAAAAGCGCGAAGACACCCACAAGATGGCCGACGCCAACCGCGCGTTCAGCCATTACCGCTGGTAA
- the tuf gene encoding elongation factor Tu, producing the protein MAKAKFERSKPHVNVGTIGHVDHGKTTLTAAITKYFGDFKAYDQIDGAPEEKARGITISTAHVEYETDARHYAHVDCPGHADYVKNMITGAAQMDGGILVVNAADGPMPQTREHILLARQVGVPALVVFMNKVDQVDDPELLELVEMEIRELLSAYDFPGDDIPIIAGSALAAMEGRDPEIGENKIRELMAAVDEFIPTPARAVDQPFLMPIEDVFSISGRGTVVTGRVERGVINVGDELEIVGIKDTQKTTCTGVEMFRKLLDRGEAGDNIGALLRGIDRDKVERGQVLCKPGSVKPHTKFESEVYILTKEEGGRHTPFFANYRPQFYFRTTDVTGTVELPSGTEMVMPGDNLKFTVELIAPIAMEEGLRFAIREGGRTVGSGVVSKILA; encoded by the coding sequence ATGGCAAAGGCAAAGTTTGAACGCTCCAAACCGCACGTGAACGTGGGCACGATCGGCCACGTTGACCACGGCAAGACCACTCTGACCGCGGCGATCACCAAGTATTTCGGTGACTTCAAGGCCTACGACCAGATCGACGGCGCGCCGGAAGAGAAAGCCCGCGGGATCACGATCTCGACGGCGCACGTGGAATACGAGACGGACGCGCGTCACTATGCGCACGTCGACTGCCCCGGCCACGCCGACTACGTGAAGAACATGATCACCGGTGCGGCGCAGATGGACGGCGGCATCCTCGTGGTGAACGCCGCCGACGGCCCGATGCCGCAGACCCGCGAGCACATCCTGCTCGCCCGTCAGGTCGGCGTGCCCGCGCTCGTCGTCTTCATGAACAAGGTCGACCAGGTGGACGATCCGGAACTTCTCGAACTCGTCGAGATGGAAATCCGGGAGCTTCTGTCGGCCTACGACTTCCCCGGCGACGACATTCCGATCATCGCGGGCTCGGCTCTGGCCGCGATGGAAGGCCGTGATCCCGAGATCGGCGAGAACAAGATCCGCGAACTGATGGCCGCCGTCGACGAGTTCATCCCGACGCCCGCGCGCGCTGTCGACCAGCCCTTCCTGATGCCGATCGAAGACGTGTTCTCGATCTCGGGCCGCGGCACGGTTGTGACCGGCCGTGTGGAGCGTGGCGTGATCAACGTGGGCGACGAGCTTGAAATCGTCGGCATCAAGGACACGCAGAAGACGACCTGCACGGGCGTCGAGATGTTCCGCAAGCTCCTCGACCGTGGGGAAGCCGGCGACAACATCGGCGCGCTGCTGCGCGGCATCGACCGCGACAAGGTCGAGCGTGGCCAGGTGCTCTGCAAGCCCGGCTCCGTGAAGCCGCACACCAAGTTCGAGTCGGAAGTCTACATCCTGACGAAAGAAGAAGGTGGCCGTCACACGCCGTTCTTCGCGAACTACCGCCCGCAGTTCTACTTCCGCACGACGGACGTGACCGGCACGGTCGAGCTTCCCTCGGGCACCGAGATGGTGATGCCGGGCGACAACCTGAAGTTCACCGTCGAGCTGATCGCCCCGATCGCCATGGAAGAGGGCCTGCGCTTCGCCATCCGCGAAGGCGGCCGCACCGTCGGCTCGGGCGTCGTCTCGAAAATTCTCGCGTAA
- the rpsJ gene encoding 30S ribosomal protein S10 — MAAQSQNIRIRLKAFDYRVLDASTAEIVSTAKRTGATVRGPIPLPNKIEKFTVLRGPHIDKKSRDQFEIRTHKRLLDIVDPTPQTVDALMKLDLAAGVDVQISV; from the coding sequence ATGGCCGCTCAAAGCCAGAACATCCGGATCCGCCTCAAGGCGTTCGACTACCGCGTGCTGGATGCCAGCACCGCGGAGATCGTTTCGACCGCGAAGCGCACCGGTGCAACCGTTCGTGGGCCGATCCCGCTCCCGAACAAGATCGAGAAGTTCACGGTTCTCCGTGGGCCGCACATCGACAAGAAATCGCGCGACCAGTTCGAGATCCGCACGCACAAGCGTCTGCTCGACATCGTGGACCCGACGCCCCAGACCGTGGACGCGCTGATGAAGCTCGACCTCGCCGCTGGCGTCGACGTTCAGATTTCGGTCTAA
- a CDS encoding 50S ribosomal protein L23 gives MTDKAALYDVIRKPIITEKSTMASEANAVVFEVSIDANKPLIKEAVETLFGVKVKAVNTTVTKGKVKRFRGKIGTRKDVKKAYVTLEEGNTIDVSTGL, from the coding sequence ATGACCGATAAAGCCGCACTCTACGACGTGATCCGCAAGCCGATCATCACCGAGAAATCCACGATGGCCTCCGAGGCCAACGCCGTGGTGTTCGAAGTGTCGATCGACGCGAACAAGCCGCTGATCAAGGAAGCTGTCGAAACGCTCTTCGGCGTCAAGGTGAAGGCCGTGAACACGACCGTCACCAAAGGCAAGGTGAAGCGCTTCCGTGGCAAGATCGGGACGCGCAAGGACGTCAAGAAAGCCTATGTCACCCTCGAAGAGGGCAACACGATCGACGTGTCGACCGGGTTGTAA
- the fusA gene encoding elongation factor G — MARDYPLTRYRNFGIMAHIDAGKTTTTERILYYTGKSHKIGEVHDGAATMDWMEQEQERGITITSAATTTFWQWQEDPTAEGTSDTKVRFNIIDTPGHVDFTIEVERSLAVLDGAVALLDANAGVEPQTETVWRQADRYKVPRMVFVNKMDKIGADFFNCVKMIKDRTGAIPVPVNFPIGAEDKLEGIVDLVTMEEWVWQGEDLGASWVRQPIRDDLADTAAEWRAHLIEHAVEQDDDAMMEYLEGNEPDVPTLRKLIRKGTLSLSFVPVLGGSAFKNKGVQPLLNAVVDFLPSPLDVPAYMGFKPGDETEERNIARSADDAQPFSGLAFKIMNDPFMGTLTFTRIYSGVINKGDQLLNSTKGKKERIGRMVMMHSNKQEEITEAFAGDIIALAGLKDTTTGDTLCATSDPVVLETMTFPDPVIEIAVEPKTKGDQEKMSMGLARLAAEDPSFRVETDIESGQTIMKGMGELHLDILVDRLKREFKVEANIGAPQVAYRETIGHAVEHTYTHKKQSGGSGQYAEVKLEISPTEPGEGYTFESRIVGGAVPKEYIPGVEKGIKSVMDSGPLAGFPVIDFKVALIDGKFHDVDSSVLAFEIAARMCMREGLKKAGAKLLEPMMKVEVVTPEDYTGGIIGDLTSRRGQVSGQEPRGNAIAINAFVPLANMFGYINTLRSMSSGRAQFTMQFAHYEPVPQNISDEIQKKYA; from the coding sequence ATGGCACGCGACTATCCCCTGACGCGCTACCGGAACTTCGGGATCATGGCCCACATCGATGCGGGCAAGACCACGACGACCGAGCGCATCCTCTACTACACCGGCAAGTCCCACAAGATCGGCGAAGTCCACGACGGCGCCGCCACGATGGACTGGATGGAGCAAGAGCAGGAACGGGGGATCACCATCACCTCGGCTGCGACCACGACCTTCTGGCAGTGGCAGGAAGATCCGACCGCCGAAGGCACGTCGGACACCAAGGTGCGCTTCAACATCATCGACACCCCCGGCCACGTTGACTTCACCATCGAAGTCGAACGCTCGCTCGCGGTTCTCGACGGCGCGGTCGCGCTGCTCGACGCGAACGCCGGTGTGGAGCCGCAGACGGAAACCGTGTGGCGTCAGGCTGACCGCTACAAGGTTCCGCGCATGGTCTTCGTCAACAAGATGGACAAGATCGGCGCCGACTTCTTCAACTGCGTGAAGATGATCAAGGACCGCACCGGTGCGATCCCGGTTCCGGTGAACTTCCCGATCGGCGCGGAAGACAAGCTGGAAGGCATCGTCGACCTCGTGACCATGGAAGAATGGGTGTGGCAGGGTGAAGACCTTGGTGCCTCCTGGGTGCGTCAGCCGATCCGTGACGACCTGGCCGACACCGCTGCCGAATGGCGCGCGCACCTCATCGAGCACGCCGTCGAGCAAGACGACGACGCGATGATGGAATACCTCGAAGGCAACGAACCCGACGTGCCGACCCTGCGGAAACTGATCCGCAAGGGCACGCTGTCGCTGTCCTTCGTGCCGGTCCTCGGCGGCTCCGCGTTCAAGAACAAGGGCGTTCAGCCCCTGCTCAACGCCGTTGTCGATTTCCTGCCCTCGCCGCTCGACGTGCCGGCCTACATGGGCTTCAAACCGGGTGACGAAACGGAAGAGCGTAACATCGCGCGGTCTGCCGACGACGCACAGCCTTTCTCGGGCCTCGCGTTCAAGATCATGAACGACCCCTTCATGGGCACATTGACTTTCACCCGCATCTACTCGGGCGTGATCAACAAGGGCGACCAGCTCCTGAACTCGACCAAAGGCAAGAAAGAGCGCATCGGCCGTATGGTGATGATGCACTCCAACAAGCAGGAAGAGATCACGGAAGCCTTCGCCGGCGACATCATCGCGCTCGCGGGTCTCAAGGACACCACGACCGGTGACACGCTCTGCGCGACCTCGGATCCGGTGGTCCTCGAAACGATGACCTTCCCCGATCCGGTGATCGAGATCGCTGTCGAGCCGAAGACCAAGGGCGACCAGGAGAAGATGTCCATGGGCCTCGCGCGGCTTGCCGCCGAAGACCCGTCCTTCCGCGTCGAAACCGACATCGAGTCGGGCCAGACCATCATGAAGGGCATGGGCGAACTTCACCTCGACATCCTCGTTGACCGCCTCAAGCGCGAGTTCAAGGTGGAAGCCAACATCGGTGCCCCGCAGGTGGCCTACCGCGAGACCATCGGTCACGCCGTGGAACACACCTACACCCACAAGAAACAGTCGGGTGGTTCGGGTCAGTACGCCGAGGTCAAACTGGAAATCTCGCCGACCGAGCCGGGCGAAGGCTACACCTTCGAAAGCCGCATCGTCGGTGGCGCGGTGCCGAAGGAATACATCCCCGGCGTCGAAAAGGGCATCAAGTCGGTCATGGACTCCGGTCCGCTCGCCGGCTTCCCGGTCATCGACTTCAAGGTCGCGCTGATCGACGGCAAGTTCCACGACGTGGACTCCTCGGTCCTCGCCTTCGAAATCGCGGCGCGGATGTGCATGCGTGAAGGTCTCAAAAAGGCCGGCGCGAAGCTCCTCGAGCCGATGATGAAGGTCGAAGTCGTGACGCCCGAGGATTACACCGGTGGCATCATCGGCGACCTCACCTCCCGTCGCGGGCAGGTGTCGGGGCAGGAACCGCGCGGCAACGCCATCGCGATCAATGCCTTCGTGCCGCTGGCCAACATGTTCGGCTACATCAACACCCTGCGCTCCATGTCCTCGGGACGTGCGCAGTTCACGATGCAGTTCGCGCACTACGAGCCGGTTCCGCAGAACATCTCGGACGAGATCCAGAAGAAATACGCATAA